TCGCCGAGAACGCCCGCGATCATTCCGACTTCGCGCCTGACGGTGGCCTCAATGCTCAAACAGCAGGGCTACAACACGGCTCTGATCGGTAAATGGCATTTGGGAGTGAATTGGACGGGAAATCAAAAAGGAGCCCCAAAAGTTGGTGAAACCTTTACAGGTGGTCCCCATGAGTTGGGATTCGACTACGTGTATGGTTTCACAGAGGCGCGCAGTCTCGGGGATTTGTTTGAAGGTGATACCATGGTCGCCAAGGTGGCAGAAGTCGAAGGTCAGCCTTTGATGGCGGCGAAGGCCGTGGAGTGGATTAACCAGCAGTCCGCCGATCAACCATTCTTTCTCTATTTTCCTGTATGCCCGCCACATGCGCCCGTTGTCCCTGCGCCCCAATTCCTCGGGAGTGGAGCGAAGGATGTGGTCAAGAAGGATCCGCTGTATGGTGATTGGGTATTTCAAGGGGATGCGATGCTGGGGCAGGTTATGGACGCATTAGAAGCGAATGGTTTTGCTGAGAATACCTTGATCATCGCCACCGCAGATAATGGCGCGGCACAACGGGCGTATGAACCATTGAAGGCCTCAAAGCGCAGCATTTATGAGGGTGGCCATCGCGTGCCGTTCATTGCTCGCTGGCCAGGGAAGGTTGCGGCGGGATCTATTTGGAATCAGACCGTCTGTCAAACGGACTTAATGGCGACTTGCGCGGAGATCACTGGTGCTACGATCCCAGATAATGCCGGAGAGGACAGCGTCTCGATGCTGCCAGCTTTATTAGGGCAGAGCCACGAGCCCACCCGAGCGTTCACAGTGCATCAATCGATGTCGGGTGATCTGGCGATTCGTCAAGGGCCGTGGAAGGCGATCTTTTTAACTTCGGGAAAGACCGAACTGTATCAGTTAGAGGACGATCTGGGGGAGAAGAATGACCTCAGCAAGCAGCATCCGGAGAAACTCAAGGCACTGACTGATTTGATGCAGGGCAGCATTGATTCGGGGCGCAGCACACCAGGGCAGCCGCAACCATTGGAATTTTCGCTCACGCTTGGGGCGCGGAAGAAGATCACCAAAGCCCTCGGCGATTAGTCGCTCGCCATATCTCAATCAGTCAATACGAAATTAAGCAGAGACGAACTGGTAACTAAGATGATGAAAACCAAACTACGATTTCTTCTATTAGCTATGATGGCGTGCGCGTCGATGGCGACGAGCGTTTGTGAAGCAGGGCTGAAGATCTATTACATCCGCCATGCCGAGGGCGGGCATAATGTGAGAAAAGCTTGGGAAGCGAAGGGAATCCCACAGTCGGAATGGCCTGCGTATGTGGGGAATCCTGATATGTTCACCCCGAAAGGGAATCAAGAGGTGCTTGCAGCTACGGAAAAGCTCAAGGCCTATAAGTTTGATTTTATCGCCAGCAGTCCCTTGTGGAGAGCGCGTAATACGATCCTTCCATACATGGAGATCACTGGTAGCAAGGGTGAAGTCTGGCCTGAGCTCAGGGAAGGCACTGGAATGAAAGCCATCTTGTCGAAAGACATCCCAGATGTGCAGGAAGATATACTTAATAAGGGAGAGCCCATTCTTCTTCCAGAGAGGGAAAAGCTGTTTTTCAAGCTGCGCGAGGGTGCCACCAATAACTACGGCAAATACCCTCGGGGAAGTGATGATAATGTGAAAGTCGCTTACATGAAGCACGCCTCACTGCACGCGATAGATGTTATTAAAAGACGTTTTGGAGGCTCTGAAAAATCGATCCTTCTGGCTGGGCATAATAGCGCGGGAGTTTCGCTCTTAAAGTTACTTCTCCAAGGTAACCCAGAAATCAGTGGAGGGTTGGAAAATACGGGGATCTGGATGGTGGAACAGCAGGAGGACGGAAGTTTTAAACTGAAAATGTATAACTCCGTTCCCATTGGGGTCGGCCCCGCCAACGCTGACGGAGATGTTTCTGTCAGGTTTCATGATGTGCAAGCTGATTTGTCAGATGCAAAAATCAGTGGTCTGACTGCTAGTGACTCGGATGTAAAAATTACTAAGGTGGAGGACGGATTGGACATTGTTTATTCGTTCTCCATTAAAAATCAGGATCTGGATGGAGTCGGTGGCTCAAATGATTCACTTGCGTGGGACATCCGGTATAAGGGGTATGTTGACGGTGACATTATACTTAATGGTAATGACTCCGCAGTGAAGCTTGGCGAGAAAGCTCAAGTGTATTCCAGTGATGAATACTTCGGGGTCTCAAACAAACGATATGTGGACGAGGAAGACTCGATCCAGTTTTCGGTGGAGAATGTGGAGTTGAGTTCGGATGGCGGCGCGACGGTTCAGTTCAATGGCTTTGACGGTTTATACGGATCGGATGATTCCTATGTATTTGGAGTTGGCAAAGATGGGTTAACTTCTCGAGTCACAGAGGATGATGGCAATTTCACCTTTGCTCCGATGAAGGTGCTCACTGTGTCCTGTCCTGATGATAAGTTCAGGGTTCGAGACTTGAGGGGCTCTTTTACGGTTTCCCGTAGTGTTCACTTCAGGCCTAAGGGGGCGGACGCGCTCGCTAAAAAAGTGGCCGCTGTGATCGAAGATGACCTTCAAACTCTAAAGAAATAAATTAATTCTATGGAAATAAAAAATATTATTCTGGTTATGGCGTCTCTGTTTCTGTCTGCGGCGCATTACGTAGATGCGAGCGAGGTGATTCGCATCACTTGTGTTGGAGATAGTAATACGAAAGCAGGTTATCCGAAGTTACTTCAGGAAGCGCTGGGAGATGGTTGGGAAACGATCAACTGCGGAATAGGTGCGGCGACGGTTATTGAAGGAAGCCTTCGTCCATACCATAAGATCCCTGAATATGAGAAGGCGATTCAATCCAATCCTGACATCGTCATCATTATGCTGGGGACCAACGATGCAAACCCTCGCTGGTGGGACGATCTCGAGCGCGAAACGCCGTTTCAAGGCTCTGCCGAAGAAGAATTTTTGGTGGGCTATCAAAAACTGATCGAGACTTTTCAAGCCTTGCCAAGCAAGCCGCAGATATTTGTAGCGACTCCATTGCCTGTTTTCCCAGCGGCTGAAAAACGGGAAGAGATGAAGGCCGAACGGATCGGGCGACGTGATAATCTGGTTCGTCACATCATCC
The window above is part of the Lentimonas sp. CC4 genome. Proteins encoded here:
- a CDS encoding sulfatase-like hydrolase/transferase; translation: MRSLSPLLIVLFFSSFLFAHAAPEAGSAVEKDKTLVWTFTSDPDLPNVLILGDSISIGYTLQVRALLADRANVFRPMGRKGNRRENCNGTGYGIANIDRWLAAEKWDVIHFNWGLHDLKHVKTAGTNDKSNDPNDPTQATLEEYTANMQVLIEKLKATGAELIFATTTPVVPGTLNPLRVPEAPVRYNATALEMMEANGIRVNDLHAYVLPHLDEWQLPTNVHFKPVGSNALAERVAAVIGEELTALNASDNVLAPKAVSIPVSHSSKSRPNIVFVYFDDMGYGQPQCYDPESALLTPNMDQLAKEGMRFTDGHSAAAVCTPSRYGVITGRYPSRIGQFGVCSPRTPAIIPTSRLTVASMLKQQGYNTALIGKWHLGVNWTGNQKGAPKVGETFTGGPHELGFDYVYGFTEARSLGDLFEGDTMVAKVAEVEGQPLMAAKAVEWINQQSADQPFFLYFPVCPPHAPVVPAPQFLGSGAKDVVKKDPLYGDWVFQGDAMLGQVMDALEANGFAENTLIIATADNGAAQRAYEPLKASKRSIYEGGHRVPFIARWPGKVAAGSIWNQTVCQTDLMATCAEITGATIPDNAGEDSVSMLPALLGQSHEPTRAFTVHQSMSGDLAIRQGPWKAIFLTSGKTELYQLEDDLGEKNDLSKQHPEKLKALTDLMQGSIDSGRSTPGQPQPLEFSLTLGARKKITKALGD
- a CDS encoding phosphoglycerate mutase family protein; translated protein: MKTKLRFLLLAMMACASMATSVCEAGLKIYYIRHAEGGHNVRKAWEAKGIPQSEWPAYVGNPDMFTPKGNQEVLAATEKLKAYKFDFIASSPLWRARNTILPYMEITGSKGEVWPELREGTGMKAILSKDIPDVQEDILNKGEPILLPEREKLFFKLREGATNNYGKYPRGSDDNVKVAYMKHASLHAIDVIKRRFGGSEKSILLAGHNSAGVSLLKLLLQGNPEISGGLENTGIWMVEQQEDGSFKLKMYNSVPIGVGPANADGDVSVRFHDVQADLSDAKISGLTASDSDVKITKVEDGLDIVYSFSIKNQDLDGVGGSNDSLAWDIRYKGYVDGDIILNGNDSAVKLGEKAQVYSSDEYFGVSNKRYVDEEDSIQFSVENVELSSDGGATVQFNGFDGLYGSDDSYVFGVGKDGLTSRVTEDDGNFTFAPMKVLTVSCPDDKFRVRDLRGSFTVSRSVHFRPKGADALAKKVAAVIEDDLQTLKK
- a CDS encoding GDSL-type esterase/lipase family protein; its protein translation is MEIKNIILVMASLFLSAAHYVDASEVIRITCVGDSNTKAGYPKLLQEALGDGWETINCGIGAATVIEGSLRPYHKIPEYEKAIQSNPDIVIIMLGTNDANPRWWDDLERETPFQGSAEEEFLVGYQKLIETFQALPSKPQIFVATPLPVFPAAEKREEMKAERIGRRDNLVRHIIPIIEKIAEDPSVTLIDIQSAMAGQEANCRDGVHYNNIGKKMMADVFAASIQQYASITETVDPK